A genome region from Clostridium sp. JN-9 includes the following:
- a CDS encoding HAMP domain-containing sensor histidine kinase: MPIKIKLIMSNIAMVIISVVLSAMLMALIGNHFTKKIEISYNLDTQKRNDMFGNPYLQLKAINMKNFNEIKLAISRNPDLLKNNNYLIGLNQLFKKGNSFIVVREGNNIIFQGQDGISDLINKLPEFNFNMSDRGSGVIVDNNDLIIKQMDFLYKDNTQGTVFIITDTSYFYKIVREYLVFSIVSLIIVISAISGIFTFFTSRSIIKPLDSLKIGTKKIKDGDLDFEVKATSGDEIGELCLAFDDMRKKLKESIEVQAQYENNRKELISNISHDLKTPITSIKGYVEGIKDGVPDTPEKMNKYINTIYSKAISMDKLIDELFLYSKLDLNKITYDFEVVNIVPYLSDIVEEFQFDLEKKNIDIEFINVAGKTAKVLIDRQKINRVMTNIIGNSIKYMDKPNGKIKVKLSKSDNDVMVNVKDNGKGIPKDDIPFIFDRFYRADSSRNTVTGGSGLGLAICMKIIEEHNGKIWADSSEDHGASITFILKEVI; the protein is encoded by the coding sequence ATGCCTATAAAAATAAAATTGATAATGTCTAATATAGCTATGGTAATAATCTCGGTAGTATTATCTGCCATGCTTATGGCCCTTATCGGGAATCATTTTACCAAAAAGATAGAAATATCATATAACCTGGACACTCAAAAGAGAAATGATATGTTTGGCAATCCATATTTACAGCTTAAAGCTATAAATATGAAAAATTTTAATGAGATAAAATTGGCAATTTCCAGAAATCCGGACTTACTAAAGAATAATAATTATTTAATTGGATTAAATCAGCTGTTCAAAAAAGGTAACAGTTTTATTGTTGTCAGGGAAGGAAATAATATTATTTTTCAAGGACAGGACGGAATAAGCGATTTGATAAACAAGCTTCCCGAGTTTAATTTTAATATGTCGGATAGAGGCAGCGGAGTAATTGTAGATAATAATGATTTAATAATAAAACAGATGGATTTCTTATATAAGGATAACACTCAGGGAACTGTATTTATCATTACGGATACCAGTTATTTTTATAAAATTGTGAGAGAGTACTTAGTATTTTCTATAGTTTCTTTAATCATAGTTATTTCGGCTATAAGCGGTATTTTTACTTTCTTTACTTCAAGATCCATAATTAAGCCCCTGGATTCATTAAAAATAGGAACAAAAAAAATAAAAGATGGTGACCTTGATTTTGAAGTTAAAGCTACTTCAGGTGATGAAATAGGAGAACTATGCCTTGCATTTGATGATATGAGAAAAAAGCTTAAAGAGTCCATAGAAGTTCAGGCACAGTATGAGAATAACAGAAAAGAATTAATCTCAAATATATCTCATGATCTTAAGACGCCTATTACTTCAATTAAAGGCTATGTGGAAGGTATTAAGGATGGAGTACCTGATACACCTGAAAAGATGAATAAATATATAAATACAATATATAGCAAGGCCATAAGCATGGATAAGTTAATTGACGAGTTATTTTTGTATTCAAAGCTGGATTTAAATAAAATTACCTATGATTTTGAAGTAGTAAATATTGTTCCATATTTGTCTGATATTGTTGAGGAATTTCAATTTGATCTGGAAAAGAAAAATATAGATATAGAATTTATTAATGTGGCAGGAAAAACAGCTAAAGTGTTAATAGACAGACAAAAAATTAATAGGGTAATGACAAATATAATTGGAAATTCAATAAAATATATGGATAAACCAAATGGTAAGATAAAGGTTAAATTAAGTAAAAGTGACAATGATGTAATGGTTAATGTTAAAGACAATGGTAAAGGCATACCAAAGGATGATATACCTTTTATATTTGATAGATTTTACAGGGCTGATTCTTCAAGAAATACTGTTACTGGAGGCAGCGGCCTTGGTCTTGCTATATGTATGAAAATTATTGAGGAACATAATGGAAAGATATGGGCCGATAGCTCAGAAGATCATGGAGCCAGCATTACTTTCATACTAAAAGAGGTAATATAG
- a CDS encoding electron transfer flavoprotein subunit alpha/FixB family protein, whose amino-acid sequence MNIADYKGVWVFAEQRDGKLQKVSLELLGKGKDLADKLGVQLTALLLGSQADDMAETLIAYGADKVIYADNPLLKHYTTDGYAKVICDLVNERKPEVILVGATFVGRDLGPRVSARLKTGLTADCTSLDVDSETKNLLMTRPAFGGNLMATIVCGDHRPQMSTVRPGVFEKLAKDTSRKGEIEKIHADLKDSDIRTKVEDVVKLAKDVADIGEAKVIVSGGRGLGSKEGFDLLKELADVMDGTIAGSRAAIDNGWIDKAYQVGQTGKTVRPNVYIAVGISGAIQHLAGMQDSDYIIAINKDESAAIMQIADLGIVGDYRKVVPELIAQIKAAKN is encoded by the coding sequence ATGAATATAGCAGATTATAAAGGTGTATGGGTATTTGCAGAGCAAAGAGACGGAAAGCTGCAGAAGGTATCTTTAGAGTTACTTGGAAAAGGAAAAGATTTAGCAGATAAATTAGGAGTACAGCTTACAGCACTGCTGCTTGGAAGCCAGGCAGATGATATGGCAGAAACGCTTATAGCCTATGGTGCTGATAAGGTAATATATGCAGATAATCCTTTATTAAAGCATTATACAACAGATGGATATGCAAAGGTCATATGTGATCTTGTAAATGAAAGAAAACCTGAAGTCATACTTGTAGGAGCAACATTTGTAGGAAGAGATCTGGGACCAAGAGTATCTGCAAGATTAAAGACAGGATTGACAGCAGACTGTACATCACTTGATGTTGATTCTGAAACAAAGAATCTTCTTATGACAAGACCAGCCTTCGGCGGAAATCTTATGGCAACAATAGTATGCGGAGATCACAGACCACAGATGTCCACAGTAAGACCTGGAGTATTTGAAAAGCTTGCAAAGGATACTTCAAGAAAAGGTGAAATAGAAAAGATACATGCAGACTTAAAAGACAGTGATATAAGAACAAAAGTAGAAGATGTTGTTAAGCTTGCAAAGGATGTAGCAGATATAGGAGAAGCAAAGGTAATAGTTTCAGGAGGCAGAGGACTTGGAAGCAAGGAAGGCTTTGACCTTTTAAAGGAACTTGCAGATGTAATGGATGGAACAATAGCAGGCTCGAGAGCAGCCATAGATAATGGATGGATAGATAAAGCATATCAGGTAGGACAGACAGGTAAGACTGTAAGACCTAATGTATATATAGCAGTAGGAATTTCAGGAGCAATTCAGCATTTGGCAGGAATGCAGGACAGTGATTATATAATAGCTATAAACAAGGATGAAAGTGCTGCAATAATGCAGATAGCAGACCTTGGCATAGTAGGAGACTACAGGAAAGTAGTACCTGAGTTAATAGCACAGATTAAGGCTGCTAAAAATTAA
- a CDS encoding electron transfer flavoprotein subunit beta/FixA family protein, whose translation MNIVVCLKQVPDTNEVKIDPKTGTLIREGVPSIINPDDKNALEEALVLKEQYGAKVTVISMGPPQAESALRESLAMGADGAILISDRAFAGADTLATSNALAGALRKLDYDIVFAGRQAIDGDTAQVGPELAEHLNIPQITYVEKVEVQGDKLKVRRAWEDGYEVIAVKTPVLLTAIKELNVPRYMHMANIFETFKKEVKVWSANDIDVDRSLLGLAGSPTKVKKSATKEAKGAGEKINMPAKEAAAYAVSKLKEKHYI comes from the coding sequence ATGAACATAGTTGTTTGCTTAAAACAGGTTCCAGATACAAATGAAGTTAAGATAGATCCAAAAACAGGAACTCTTATAAGAGAAGGTGTTCCATCAATAATCAACCCTGATGATAAAAATGCACTTGAAGAAGCATTAGTGCTTAAAGAGCAATATGGTGCCAAAGTAACAGTAATAAGCATGGGACCACCACAGGCAGAATCTGCATTAAGGGAATCACTTGCAATGGGAGCCGATGGGGCTATTCTCATATCTGACAGAGCCTTTGCAGGAGCAGATACACTGGCAACGTCAAATGCCCTTGCAGGAGCATTAAGAAAACTTGATTACGATATTGTATTTGCAGGAAGACAGGCAATAGATGGAGATACAGCACAGGTTGGACCAGAATTAGCAGAACATTTAAATATCCCACAGATAACTTATGTAGAGAAAGTAGAAGTACAGGGAGATAAATTAAAGGTTAGAAGAGCATGGGAAGATGGATATGAAGTAATAGCAGTAAAGACACCTGTCCTTTTAACAGCAATAAAGGAATTAAATGTACCTAGATATATGCATATGGCAAACATATTTGAAACCTTTAAGAAGGAAGTAAAAGTTTGGTCTGCAAATGATATAGATGTAGACAGATCCCTTCTTGGTTTAGCTGGATCACCAACAAAAGTAAAGAAATCAGCTACAAAAGAAGCAAAAGGTGCAGGAGAAAAGATAAATATGCCGGCTAAAGAAGCAGCAGCATATGCAGTTTCAAAATTAAAAGAGAAACACTATATCTAA